A window of the Brassica oleracea var. oleracea cultivar TO1000 chromosome C1, BOL, whole genome shotgun sequence genome harbors these coding sequences:
- the LOC106328361 gene encoding laccase-9-like: MRAVRGELKPADAAYTTPYVSDVMILTPGQTVDQPIGMYYMSISPYISANSLAPVPPGHDIRSLIVYEGAKSTASPSMSLLPSGTNAIPTAHRFSSNITSLVGGPYWTPVPEHVDEKMFVTMGLGLDPCPPETTCNGPLGQHIAGSFNNRTFVMPETISLQEAYFYNISGVYTDDFPDQPPMKFDYANFSVRTESDYEMMFPERKTSTKTLKFNSTVEIIVQNTGIISPESHPMHLHGFNFYVLGYGFGNYDPIRDARKLNLVNPQMHNTVGVPPGGWVVLRFMANNPGTWMFHCHMDAHLPYGILMVFIVENGPTPETSLQPPPSNLPQCTHNPTIYESPTTNVNLSS; encoded by the exons ATGAGAGCGGTTAGAG GTGAGTTGAAACCTGCCGATGCTGCCTACACGACACCTTACGTTAGCGATGTGATGATCTTGACGCCGGGACAAACCGTCGACCAGCCTATCGGCATGTACTATATGTCGATAAGCCCTTACATTAGTGCTAACTCGTTAGCACCGGTCCCCCCTGGCCATGATATTAGAAGCTTAATAGTCTATGAGGGTGCCAAGTCGACAGCATCCCCATCGATGTCGTTGCTGCCTTCAGGGACGAATGCAATACCCACCGCTCATAGGTTCTCCTCGAACATCACTAGCCTCGTGGGTGGACCCTACTGGACGCCAGTGCCTGAACACGTGGACGAAAAGATGTTCGTAACCATGGGGCTTGGCTTAGACCCATGCCCTCCGGAAACCACGTGTAATGGTCCGTTAGGTCAGCACATCGCTGGTTCTTTCAACAACCGTACTTTTGTGATGCCAGAAACGATTTCACTCCAAGAAGCCTATTTCTATAATATCAGTGGAGTATACACCGATGACTTCCCCGACCAACCTCCCATGAAATTTGACTATGCTAATTTCAGCGTCCGTACAGAGTCTGACTACGAAATGATGTTTCCGGAGAGAAAGACTAGCACCAAGACACTCAAATTTAATTCTACAGTCGAGATAATTGTGCAAAACACTGGGATAATCAGCCCAGAGAGCCATCCCATGCACCTTCATGGCTTCAACTTTTATGTGTTGGGTTATGGATTTGGTAACTATGATCCCATCCGCGATGCAAGAAAGCTAAATCTAGTTAACCCGCAGATGCACAATACCGTCGGTGTACCACCAGGTGGATGGGTTGTTTTAAGATTCATGGCCAACAATCCTG GTACATGGATGTTCCACTGTCACATGGATGCACATTTACCATACGGAATTTTAATGGTTTTCATAGTTGAGAATGGACCAACTCCGGAAACAAGCTTGCAGCCTCCACCGTCAAATCTTCCACAATGCACTCATAATCCGACAATCTATGAGTCGCCGACCACTAACGTTAATTTGTCTTCCTAG